The Deinococcus carri genome contains a region encoding:
- a CDS encoding NUDIX hydrolase — MSLRERTTWEGRPGLITWLPGHRPLPTETVTQVSGLCLTPDARILLVSEDGRAWSLPGGKPEDQETWEQTLRREVAEEACAEVLRWQFLGAQRVEGLTPQPYYQLRYWARVRLEAFRPAFETRHRLAVCAGEFAQRLSWGAGAIGQALLREALEAELQASSGVGPGSA; from the coding sequence ATGAGCCTGCGCGAGCGGACCACCTGGGAAGGGCGGCCCGGCCTCATCACCTGGCTGCCCGGCCATCGGCCCCTCCCCACCGAAACGGTGACGCAGGTCAGCGGCCTCTGCTTGACCCCGGACGCCCGCATCCTCCTCGTGTCGGAGGACGGCCGCGCGTGGAGCCTCCCCGGCGGGAAGCCCGAAGACCAGGAAACCTGGGAGCAGACGCTGCGGCGGGAGGTCGCCGAGGAAGCCTGCGCCGAGGTCCTGCGCTGGCAGTTCCTGGGGGCACAGCGGGTTGAGGGCCTGACGCCGCAGCCCTATTACCAGCTCCGTTACTGGGCAAGGGTCCGGCTTGAGGCCTTTCGCCCGGCCTTCGAGACACGGCACCGGCTGGCCGTCTGTGCCGGGGAGTTCGCCCAGCGCCTCTCCTGGGGAGCCGGGGCTATCGGGCAGGCCCTCCTGCGGGAGGCGCTGGAGGCAGAGCTTCAGGCCAGCAGCGGCGTCGGGCCGGGCAGCGCGTAG
- a CDS encoding SMC family ATPase, which produces MRPLSLELQGFTAFRQHTALDFSDLELFALVGPTGSGKSSLLDAMTFALYGTTPRLGATGLDALISQGERGLSVGLTFEAGGETYRVARSRGRRQAENEVRLERYEEGRWVNLSDGGTRAVNERIGRAVGLDFKTFVRSVLLPQGEFSRLLHGTGRERQALLGELMGLDHVKAMHAFAGDRAKEFKHTLGSLHALLDGEYAGVTGEAVKALRAEREAVDAEAERLTDMRERLQGQVNRLRALEGVWTAREDTARRLTTLEARAAGVREGAARAERARRVAGVLPLLDAAERARIAAEREDRECAQARTAEAGARRAAEAAEAALEAAQEAEARIPDLEARADALREAEADAARLRRAGGTPQTTHPQPLPWDEDAHFAAREAAQKLEKLRQERIQLEAQKAALDAGRERQKTEQAQQEALGQEQKRVEREGKQAKADFDRAGAELQAARLEAGLSAYRSHLHVGDPCPLCEQPVRVLPQASGVDLAALERQVTALQGTLENRRLRYKEIGLELGNLKKSIEARTAELADWEAALDQRQLDLRHLEAQVSGDPHDLALRLLAGLAGRVRAAGTDPARERQKLLAEVKGVRSRLNEAQAALARAQSAQAAAQATLTSARNAAASRGREAQEAQSALEATLTALGLDAAQARAAALPEADIAALEQAARTHAAQVEQLRAQLTELERQLGLEPFDPAQLRQAERELTATDAALTGVRERAGSLAEQERSARERLKRRGEIETQTKELAARLDTWQTLTNTLKANEFQQYLLAEVEARLLTGAGALLFDISDGRYRLALEDGEYVVQDLWNAGETRAVKTLSGGETFLASLSLAIALSDYLAGNKILGALFLDEGFGTLDPQALEAVAGALENLRTQGRMVGVVTHVESLSERLPSRLIVTKSVAGSSVQRLDG; this is translated from the coding sequence ATGAGGCCCCTTTCCCTCGAACTCCAGGGCTTCACCGCCTTCCGGCAGCACACCGCGCTGGACTTTTCCGACCTCGAACTGTTCGCCCTGGTGGGGCCGACGGGCAGCGGCAAGAGCAGCCTGCTGGACGCGATGACGTTCGCGCTGTACGGCACCACGCCGCGGCTGGGCGCGACCGGGCTGGACGCGCTGATCTCGCAGGGCGAGCGGGGGCTGTCGGTCGGCCTCACCTTCGAGGCGGGCGGCGAGACGTACCGGGTGGCCCGCAGCCGGGGCCGGCGGCAGGCGGAAAACGAGGTGCGGCTCGAACGGTACGAGGAAGGCCGCTGGGTCAACCTCAGCGACGGCGGCACGCGGGCCGTGAACGAGCGCATCGGGCGCGCGGTGGGGCTGGACTTCAAGACCTTCGTGCGCAGCGTGCTGCTGCCGCAGGGCGAATTCTCGCGGCTGCTGCACGGCACCGGGCGCGAGCGGCAGGCGCTGCTGGGCGAGCTGATGGGCCTGGACCACGTGAAGGCCATGCACGCCTTCGCGGGCGACCGGGCGAAAGAGTTCAAGCACACGCTGGGCAGCCTGCACGCCCTGCTGGACGGCGAATATGCGGGCGTGACGGGCGAGGCGGTGAAGGCCCTGCGCGCCGAGCGCGAGGCGGTGGACGCGGAAGCCGAGCGCCTGACCGACATGCGCGAACGGTTGCAGGGCCAGGTCAACCGCCTGCGTGCCCTGGAGGGCGTCTGGACCGCCCGCGAGGACACCGCCCGCCGCCTGACCACCCTGGAAGCCCGCGCGGCGGGAGTCCGCGAGGGAGCCGCGCGGGCCGAACGGGCGCGGCGGGTGGCGGGCGTGCTGCCCCTGCTCGACGCGGCCGAACGCGCCCGCATCGCCGCCGAGCGCGAGGACCGCGAGTGCGCCCAGGCGAGGACGGCGGAAGCCGGGGCACGCCGCGCGGCGGAGGCGGCAGAAGCGGCCCTTGAAGCCGCGCAGGAGGCCGAGGCCCGCATTCCCGACCTGGAAGCCAGAGCCGACGCCCTGCGCGAGGCCGAGGCCGATGCCGCCCGCCTCAGGCGCGCCGGGGGCACCCCGCAGACCACCCACCCCCAGCCCCTCCCCTGGGACGAGGACGCGCACTTTGCGGCCCGTGAGGCGGCGCAGAAGCTGGAAAAACTGCGGCAGGAGCGCATTCAGCTGGAGGCGCAGAAGGCGGCGCTGGACGCGGGCCGCGAGCGGCAGAAGACCGAGCAGGCGCAGCAGGAGGCCCTCGGGCAGGAGCAGAAGCGGGTCGAGCGCGAGGGCAAGCAGGCCAAGGCGGACTTCGACCGCGCCGGGGCGGAGTTGCAGGCCGCGCGGCTGGAAGCGGGCCTCAGTGCCTACCGTTCCCACCTGCACGTGGGCGACCCCTGTCCGCTGTGCGAGCAGCCCGTGCGGGTGCTGCCCCAGGCGTCCGGCGTGGACCTCGCCGCGCTGGAACGGCAGGTGACGGCCCTCCAGGGCACGCTGGAAAACCGCCGATTGCGCTACAAGGAAATCGGGCTGGAGCTGGGCAACCTGAAAAAATCCATCGAGGCCCGCACCGCCGAACTCGCCGACTGGGAAGCGGCGCTGGACCAGCGCCAACTCGACCTGCGGCACCTTGAGGCGCAGGTCAGCGGCGACCCGCACGACCTCGCGCTGCGCCTGCTGGCCGGGCTGGCGGGGCGGGTGCGGGCGGCGGGCACCGACCCCGCCCGCGAACGGCAGAAGCTGCTGGCCGAGGTCAAGGGCGTGCGCTCCCGCCTGAACGAGGCGCAGGCGGCCCTCGCCCGCGCGCAGAGTGCCCAGGCGGCGGCCCAGGCCACGCTGACCTCGGCCCGCAACGCCGCCGCGAGCCGGGGTCGGGAGGCACAGGAGGCGCAGAGTGCGCTGGAGGCGACCCTCACGGCGCTGGGGCTGGACGCCGCGCAGGCCCGCGCCGCCGCCCTCCCCGAGGCGGATATCGCCGCGCTGGAGCAGGCCGCGCGCACCCACGCCGCGCAGGTCGAACAGCTCCGCGCCCAGCTCACCGAACTCGAACGGCAACTGGGGCTGGAACCCTTCGACCCGGCACAGCTTCGCCAGGCCGAGCGCGAGCTGACGGCCACCGACGCCGCCCTGACCGGGGTGCGCGAGCGGGCCGGGAGTCTGGCCGAGCAGGAACGCAGCGCCCGAGAACGCCTGAAGCGCCGGGGCGAGATCGAGACGCAGACAAAGGAACTGGCCGCCCGGCTGGACACCTGGCAGACGCTCACGAACACCCTCAAGGCCAACGAGTTCCAGCAGTACCTCCTCGCGGAGGTGGAGGCGCGGCTGCTGACGGGGGCCGGGGCGCTGCTTTTCGACATCAGCGACGGACGCTACCGCCTCGCGCTGGAGGACGGCGAGTACGTCGTGCAGGACCTCTGGAACGCGGGCGAGACGCGCGCCGTGAAGACCTTATCGGGCGGCGAGACGTTCCTCGCCAGCCTCAGCCTCGCCATCGCGCTGAGCGACTACCTCGCCGGGAACAAGATTCTGGGTGCCCTGTTTCTGGACGAGGGCTTCGGCACCCTCGACCCGCAGGCACTGGAAGCCGTGGCGGGCGCGCTGGAAAACCTGCGGACGCAGGGGCGCATGGTGGGCGTGGTCACGCACGTGGAAAGCCTGTCCGAGCGGCTGCCCAGCCGCCTGATCGTCACCAAGAGCGTGGCGGGCAGCAGCGTGCAGCGGCTGGACGGATGA
- a CDS encoding exonuclease SbcCD subunit D: protein MRVLHTADFHAGRNLRGLDRTPEVHEALVEIAGLARSEKADVVLVSGDLFDTVNPSAEAEAAVFDFFLRLRDANIPAVAIAGNHDSAARLHSLAGLLGWVGVQLVAQPAAHPLDMIRTVETRGGEKLTVGALPFLSERRLVKAADVLGGDVGAWRQKYREGMGFFLRRLAEGFRGDSVNMLMLHATMDGAVPSGSERTMQFDLMNAYTLSPLQLPAGAQYVALGHVHKPQKSSEMPLAHYPGSVIQLDFGEGGEKKQVNLVEVEAGRPARVTPIPLSSGRELRTVKVNLDQIEARLASLSGFAGLVKVVVRAPSGTALPGLKDRVLRQVPGTLAVELDAVQDDLALPELRREGLSLTELYEQFHRERRGELPDDLRAAFHEADEAARGEEVGA, encoded by the coding sequence ATGCGCGTACTTCACACGGCAGATTTCCATGCCGGGCGGAATCTGAGGGGCCTTGACCGGACGCCGGAGGTACATGAGGCCCTGGTGGAAATCGCGGGGCTGGCCCGCAGTGAGAAGGCCGACGTGGTGCTCGTGTCGGGCGACCTCTTCGACACCGTGAACCCGTCGGCGGAGGCCGAGGCCGCCGTGTTCGACTTTTTCCTGCGCCTGCGCGACGCGAACATCCCGGCGGTGGCAATCGCGGGGAACCACGACTCGGCGGCCCGGCTGCACAGCCTCGCCGGGCTGCTGGGGTGGGTGGGCGTGCAACTGGTGGCGCAGCCCGCCGCCCATCCGCTGGACATGATTCGCACGGTGGAGACGCGCGGCGGCGAGAAGTTGACGGTGGGCGCGCTCCCCTTCCTGTCCGAGCGGCGGCTGGTGAAGGCTGCCGACGTGCTGGGCGGCGACGTGGGCGCGTGGCGGCAGAAGTACCGCGAGGGGATGGGCTTTTTTCTGCGCCGGCTCGCCGAGGGATTCCGGGGAGACAGCGTGAACATGCTGATGCTGCACGCCACGATGGACGGCGCGGTGCCCAGCGGCTCCGAGCGCACCATGCAGTTCGACCTGATGAACGCCTACACCCTCTCGCCGCTGCAACTGCCCGCCGGGGCGCAGTACGTGGCGCTGGGGCACGTCCACAAGCCGCAGAAATCCAGCGAGATGCCGCTCGCCCATTACCCCGGCTCGGTCATCCAGCTCGATTTCGGCGAGGGCGGCGAGAAGAAACAGGTCAATCTGGTCGAGGTGGAGGCCGGACGCCCCGCCCGCGTGACGCCCATCCCGCTCAGCAGCGGGCGCGAACTGCGAACGGTGAAGGTGAATCTGGATCAGATCGAGGCCCGCCTCGCCTCGCTGAGCGGCTTCGCGGGCCTGGTGAAAGTGGTCGTGCGTGCCCCCTCCGGCACGGCCCTGCCCGGCCTCAAGGACCGCGTGCTGCGGCAGGTGCCGGGGACGCTGGCCGTCGAACTCGACGCGGTGCAGGACGACCTCGCCCTCCCCGAACTGCGGCGCGAGGGCCTCAGCCTGACCGAACTGTACGAGCAGTTTCACAGGGAGCGCCGGGGAGAGTTGCCCGACGACCTGCGCGCCGCCTTCCACGAGGCGGACGAGGCGGCGCGGGGGGAAGAGGTGGGGGCGTGA